The genomic interval CGCTCGCTGCTCCACGCTCGGGTCTGGTTGGTCAGCGCCAGGTCGTTGTTCAGCTTTTGCCCATAGCTGGGCACGATCTGCTTCAGCTTGGCCTGCCATTCAGGGGTCTTGAGGCGGTCCTTGAAGGTCTTCTCCAGCACGGTCAGCATGATTGGCGCGGCGGTCGAGGCGCCCGGAGAAGCCCCCAGCAGTGCAGCAATGCTGCCATCCTGGGCGGCGACCACTTCAGTACCAAACTGCAGCACGCCACCGAGCACGGGGTCCTTCTTGATTACCTGCACGCGTTGACCGGCCTGCAGCAGCTTCCAGTCTGCGTTCTTGGCATTGGGGAAGTACTCGCGCAACGCATTCATGCGGTCATCGAAGCTGAGCATCAACTGCCCCATCAGGTAAGTGCTCAGGTCGATGTTGTCGATGCCGGCGTTGACCATCGGCAGCACGTTATGGCTGTTCAGCGAAGCGAACATGTCCAGCAGCGAGCCCTGCTTGAGGTACTTGGTGGAGAAGGTCGCGAACGGCCCGAACAGCAACACTTGCTTGCCGTCGATCATCCGGGTGTCCAGGTGCGGGACCGACATCGGCGGTGCGCCGACCGAGGCTTTGCCATACAACTTGGCCTGATGGCGTGCAACCACGTCCGGGTTATCCGTCATGAGGAATTGACCGCCCACCGGGAAGCCGGCATAGCCTTCGGCCTCGGGGATGCCCGATTTTTGCAGCAGCTTGAGCGCACCGCCCCCGGCACCGATGAACACGAACCGGGCATTGACCGCCACCTCGTGACCGCCCTTGGCCAGGTCGGCCACCACCACACGCCAGGTGCCATCGTCGTTGCGC from Pseudomonas kermanshahensis carries:
- the mqo gene encoding malate dehydrogenase (quinone), whose protein sequence is MKKILLTLLCLSVIGCSKPAEPEKTVDVLLIGGGIMSASLGTYLTELEPNWKVDVYERLDQVAEESSNAWNNAGTGHSAFCELNYTSVGKDGSIDISKAVGVNEQFEVSKQFWAYQVEQGVLSNPKSFINNVPHMSFVWGDDNIAFLHKRVAALQHSSLFRGMEISEDHEQIRHWAPLVMEGRDPAQKVAATRMAIGTDVNFGEITRQLFASMTRNPNVTLNLSHEVRDIVRNDDGTWRVVVADLAKGGHEVAVNARFVFIGAGGGALKLLQKSGIPEAEGYAGFPVGGQFLMTDNPDVVARHQAKLYGKASVGAPPMSVPHLDTRMIDGKQVLLFGPFATFSTKYLKQGSLLDMFASLNSHNVLPMVNAGIDNIDLSTYLMGQLMLSFDDRMNALREYFPNAKNADWKLLQAGQRVQVIKKDPVLGGVLQFGTEVVAAQDGSIAALLGASPGASTAAPIMLTVLEKTFKDRLKTPEWQAKLKQIVPSYGQKLNNDLALTNQTRAWSSERLQLLYVPVQAEQ